The nucleotide window CCAGAGGGATTCCTCGAAGTACTCCCACTTCACGACCTCGTAGAGGAAAACACCAACGGCCACCGCGGCGGGGGGAACTAGGGGCGTTGCGTAGAAGCTGAACTGCGTCTTCCCTCCAAGAATCCACTGGAGGGCGTAGAAGCCTATTATGCTCCAGAACGCCCCGAAGGGTACGAGTATCTTCCCCCTCTTCCTGGCGGTGTAGGGGATTGCCAGAACCATCGCGAGCATGAGGAGCATGAGCACCGGGTCAGTGTGCGCGAAGATATCGGGGTTGTAGTGGAAGGGGAAGGGCTTCATGTTGATGAACCACTGCCAGAAGGGCGAGGTCGCTGGATGCTCCCCCTTGAAGCTTAAATGCCACTTGAAAGACCCCACGAACTGCCTGCCCCACCAGTAGGGGCCTACGGCGTACATGGCCGGCAGGTTTGCGAGGATGAATGCCGAGAGTGGAAGGACGAAGCCCTCGTAGAGGCCTTTCTTTATTCCCTTCTCGCGCCACAGCTTTATCGCGAGCACCGGGTAGGGAAAGCCGCCGTTTAGCTTTACAGCAGCGGCCAACCCTATGGACAGCCCGCTGCTTCCCAGGTCGTCCCTGATGAGGAAGTAGACGAACAGGGCCGTGAAGAAGGTCACGTGGATATCGAGCATGGCCGTTATTGATGTGGCGAAGAGGAGTGGGTCGAGCACCACGAAGAAGAACGCTATGAAAGCGGCCAGGTAGCTTCTGGCGATTTCGTAAGCGGCCAGGAATACGAGGAGGGCAATAATAAGGTGTTCTATTATGCCGGGGAGGCGCCACATTATGGGTTCATCCTTGAGGAGCATGCCTAGGGAGATTATGCCCTTGCCGAGGTAGGGGTGCTCAAGGTTCTGGTAGGTGTGGATGTCCTCCTTGTCGGGATACTTAAACCCAGGAACCACCGTGAGGTTCAAACCGGATACGTTCGAGAGGAACGCGTCGTACTTCCCGGCCGGAATCTCGTAGTAAACGGCCGGAAACTTCTCGTAGGGGACGTATTCCGTGTAGTTGTACCCCTCGGCTATACGCCATATTTTGAGCTTGAGGGTGTAGGCTGCGCTCTCGTCGAGCCCCTCGGGGAATATGAGGTTCACTCCAACGCTGCCGTTGTCCTCGTAGTGAACGCTTATGCCCATCTCGTGAAGGAGGTTCCTCGCGGCGGGGACGTACCACACCTCGTCCCCTATGTAATCCATAAGTTCCTCGCTCGAGGCCTCGCGGTAGGAATACCAGAAGAGGGCGATTAGAGTCAGTATCAGGATTCCAGCGTAGATTTTTCTCTTGGTTTCAGGCTTCATGCCGACCCCCCCTCGTTCATCCTCACGAAGAATAATAAGCTTTTGGGATGCCAAAGGTTATAAGCCCTCCAAAAAGTATTTTTATCAGTTGACCCAAATGGAGGCGGTGGTAACGTATGAGAATGCTGTTGATTCACAGCGATTATCTGGAGTATGAGGTTAAGGGAAAGGCCCTGAAACAGCCGGAGGAGATAAGCGAGGAGCAGAAGAAGGGAAGGCTCGACGAGGTTCTCGCGGTTTTTATGAGCGTTGAGAAAGTTGACGAGACGAACCCTGATGAAGTCGCTGAGAAGGCCGTTAAGGAAATCAAGGACGTTGCCGGCCAGGTGAAGGCCGAGAGGGTTTTTGTCTACCCCTTCGCCCACCTCAGCAGTGAGCTGGCAAATCCGGACGTGGCCATGAAGATACTCAAGAGGATTGAGGAGCGCCTCAGAGAGGAGGGTTTCGAAGTTAAGAGGGCCCCCTTCGGCTACTACAAGGCTTTCAAGCTCTCATGTAAGGGCCACCCGCTGGCCGAGCTCAGCAGGACGGTAGTCCCGAGCGGAGAGGCCGTCAGCAGCGAGGAGCGCAACATCGCCCTCGAGAAGGAGGAGGAGCTCGTCAGCTACTGGTACATACTCACGCCCGAAGGAGAGCTTGTGGAGGTTGATAAGTTCGACTTCACGGGCCACGAGAACCTTAGAAAGTTTGCGAACTACGAGATAAGCAAGAGCCGCGTGGCCGAGAAGGAGCCGCCCCATGTGAGGATAATGCTCGAACAGGAATTGGTGGACTACGAACCCGGAAGCGATCCCGGAAACCTCCGCTACTATCCAAAGGGAAGGCTGATCAAGAGCCTCCTTGAGAACTACGTTACCGAAAAGGTCATTGAGTACGGGGCTATGGAGGTCGAAACGCCTCTCATGTACGACTTCGAGCACCCGGCGCTCAAGAGCTACCTCAACCGCTTTCCCGCCAGGCAGTACATCGTTAAAAGCGGCGACAAGAAGTTCTTCCTCCGCTTTGCTGCCTGTTTCGGCCAGTTCCTGATGAAGAAGGACGCCACCATAAGCTACCGCAACCTTCCGCTTAGGATGTACGAGCTTACCCGCTACTCCTTCAGGAGGGAGAAGAGGGGAGAGCTCTCCGGTTTGAGGAGGCTCAGGGCTTTCACCATGCCCGATATGCACACGGTGGCGAAGGACCTGCAGCAGGCCATGGACGAGTTCAAGAAGCAGTACAAGCTCAGCATGGAGGTCCTCAAGGGCGTTGGACTTACTCCGGAGGACTACGAGGTGGCCATAAGGTTCACGCGCGACTTCTGGAATGAGAACAAGGACTTCATAGTGGAGCTGGCGAAGATAATAGGCAAGCCCGTCCTCATCGAGATGTGGGACCAGAGGTTCTTCTACTTCATACTCAAGTTCGAGTTCAACTTCGTGGACAACCTCGACAAGGCAGCGGCCCTAAGCACGGTGCAGATAGATGTAGAAAACGCCCAGCGCTACGGAGTAACCTACTACGACGAGGAGGGTAAAGAGAGATTCCCGCTCATACTCCACTGCTCGCCGAGCGGTGCCATAGAGAGGGTAATGTATGCCATCCTTGAGAAGCAGGCCAAGCTCCAGACAAAGGGAA belongs to Palaeococcus ferrophilus DSM 13482 and includes:
- a CDS encoding phospholipid carrier-dependent glycosyltransferase, with the protein product MKPETKRKIYAGILILTLIALFWYSYREASSEELMDYIGDEVWYVPAARNLLHEMGISVHYEDNGSVGVNLIFPEGLDESAAYTLKLKIWRIAEGYNYTEYVPYEKFPAVYYEIPAGKYDAFLSNVSGLNLTVVPGFKYPDKEDIHTYQNLEHPYLGKGIISLGMLLKDEPIMWRLPGIIEHLIIALLVFLAAYEIARSYLAAFIAFFFVVLDPLLFATSITAMLDIHVTFFTALFVYFLIRDDLGSSGLSIGLAAAVKLNGGFPYPVLAIKLWREKGIKKGLYEGFVLPLSAFILANLPAMYAVGPYWWGRQFVGSFKWHLSFKGEHPATSPFWQWFINMKPFPFHYNPDIFAHTDPVLMLLMLAMVLAIPYTARKRGKILVPFGAFWSIIGFYALQWILGGKTQFSFYATPLVPPAAVAVGVFLYEVVKWEYFEESLWMYWRWLKGAFLNVVALFRGKESLINTGEEEKKGDDDIGTG
- a CDS encoding threonine--tRNA ligase — encoded protein: MRMLLIHSDYLEYEVKGKALKQPEEISEEQKKGRLDEVLAVFMSVEKVDETNPDEVAEKAVKEIKDVAGQVKAERVFVYPFAHLSSELANPDVAMKILKRIEERLREEGFEVKRAPFGYYKAFKLSCKGHPLAELSRTVVPSGEAVSSEERNIALEKEEELVSYWYILTPEGELVEVDKFDFTGHENLRKFANYEISKSRVAEKEPPHVRIMLEQELVDYEPGSDPGNLRYYPKGRLIKSLLENYVTEKVIEYGAMEVETPLMYDFEHPALKSYLNRFPARQYIVKSGDKKFFLRFAACFGQFLMKKDATISYRNLPLRMYELTRYSFRREKRGELSGLRRLRAFTMPDMHTVAKDLQQAMDEFKKQYKLSMEVLKGVGLTPEDYEVAIRFTRDFWNENKDFIVELAKIIGKPVLIEMWDQRFFYFILKFEFNFVDNLDKAAALSTVQIDVENAQRYGVTYYDEEGKERFPLILHCSPSGAIERVMYAILEKQAKLQTKGIKPMFPLWLSPIQVRVIPVGEEYLDYALYVAGKLEGAKIRADVDDTNDTLRKKIRKAEKEWVPYIIVVGEREKEQNTITVRRRSDGKQVEMQLGDLIREIRSQTEGFPYKPRPLPLLLSRRPKFRG